The Antricoccus suffuscus genomic sequence AGCATGGCCAGCGACTGACTGAATCGGCCGAGCCGCGCGTAGCTCCACGCAAGTGCCTGACGGGTCAGACTGTCCGCGATCATCGCGCGGTCGGGCACCGTCCGCGCACGCCGTGCCCATGCGATGGTCTGCTCGTCGTCGCCGAGCGTCGCGTAGAGATACGCGAGCGCCGATGCGGCGCGGGCGTAGAGGTCCGGATCCGCGTCCGGCGATGTTTGTTCGATCACCGCGCGCAGTTCGGTCACAGCCCAGTCAAGTCCGCCGTTTGGGGTGTTCAGCAGAGCGGTGACGTAGCGGCGGTACGCACTAGCCGGGCGGGCACGCACCTGTTCGGCGTACGCGTCCGCAGCGTGCACCTCGCCTGCGACTAGCAGTATTTCGACTGCTCGATACAGACACAGGTCCGCTGCCGTGGGATCCGGTTCGACCCGACAGGCGAGGGCGAGATATTTGGCGGCGCTCGACAGTGCGCCGTCCGCGAGTTCGTGCGCCGCCGCAGCGCGCAGTTGTGCGGCCAGTCGCGCATCCACACCGCCCGTCGCGGCGACTCGATGCCGAAACGAGGATGGGCTCTCGAATAGCCCGGCCGCCGCGCGATGCAGCGCTCGGCGCTGCGGCCCGGATAGGTTGTCGTAGGTCGCCACCCGCATCAGCGGGTGCACAAAGCCAATCTCGGTGCCGCTCGGCCCATCAGTGATGAGCAGCAAACCGGCCCCGGCCGCTTCCTCCGCCGCAGCGAGCGGATTATCGGCAGCGCAGATTAGCGCGGCTACGCGCAGCGGTGGCCGACCGCCGAGCACCGCGGCGGCGGCGACCAGTGACTGTGCTGACGGAGATAGCCGACCCACCCGGGTGAGCACGCTGGACGCGTACGAGCGCGGCGCCGGCAGTTCGAGGGCACCACTTTGCAACGCGCCGGCCGGCAACTCCGCTAGCAGCTCCGAGATATACAGGGGATTTCCGGCAGTATGGGCGCGCAGCCGTTCGCCGTCGTGTGGAACCAGCGCCTGTCCGTGGGCGGCGGCGAGCTCACCCACCTCGACGCTGTCGAGCCCGCCGACCTGGATCAACCGGGTAAGCTCGCCATCTGCCAGGGTCCGCCGCCAGCCATCGCCAAAGCGGCCAAGTGCGTCTGGACGTGCAGCCAGTACTACCAAAATCTCGTCGCGCCGCAGGCGCCGTACGGCAAACAGCAATGCCCGCGCCGAGGCCGCATCCGCCCAGTGCAGATCGTCGACCACGAGAACCACCGGTGCCTGCTGTTCGAGCATGCCAATCGTGGCGAGAAGGTCGGCACCGACGGCAAGGCTGTCAACTCCCGAGGCAGCGGTCCGTGTTTCGGTGACGGAGGGTGGCAGCGCCGCCCATAACTGCTCGATCACCCCGAACTCGAGCCCGATTTCGCCCTCGTCGCCACTGGCCCAGAGCGAGCGCACGTTGGTTGAGCCGCTGAGGAATCGTCGCACCAGAGCCGTCTTGCCGACCCCGGCGCTGCCCTCCACTAGGACGATGGCCGGCTGGCCGCGCCGTGCACGGTTCAGCGCGTCGTCT encodes the following:
- a CDS encoding ATP-binding protein, whose product is MGDTGTADFVGRQGELRVLDDALNRARRGQPAIVLVEGSAGVGKTALVRRFLSGSTNVRSLWASGDEGEIGLEFGVIEQLWAALPPSVTETRTAASGVDSLAVGADLLATIGMLEQQAPVVLVVDDLHWADAASARALLFAVRRLRRDEILVVLAARPDALGRFGDGWRRTLADGELTRLIQVGGLDSVEVGELAAAHGQALVPHDGERLRAHTAGNPLYISELLAELPAGALQSGALELPAPRSYASSVLTRVGRLSPSAQSLVAAAAVLGGRPPLRVAALICAADNPLAAAEEAAGAGLLLITDGPSGTEIGFVHPLMRVATYDNLSGPQRRALHRAAAGLFESPSSFRHRVAATGGVDARLAAQLRAAAAHELADGALSSAAKYLALACRVEPDPTAADLCLYRAVEILLVAGEVHAADAYAEQVRARPASAYRRYVTALLNTPNGGLDWAVTELRAVIEQTSPDADPDLYARAASALAYLYATLGDDEQTIAWARRARTVPDRAMIADSLTRQALAWSYARLGRFSQSLAMLVNLAPENARPMAFETELRAVRGVVRNWSGDLPGALADLHAVEGWVRNGHPVTDISLVYASLAEAEFRSGAWDAAATHIELALSLAEDLDYGWYLSYTHSVAAHLYAARGADGYATVHADAARRTAGAGPVAEGLAYAALAEAHRAWALRDWPAVSVALRPLHEAIGKSAADYPNLVLWRYRLAEAWIGQDKVGEALGLLDQAPRAPWGGAHRADRVRLYALALQRRGDRTAARDAFAAEMAHMQDTPATFAEALLALDFGRLLIETGQFAAAATPLRAAREKLHLLGATRLQDACDVALRTCGADSDGVPHAAPRLDALTPREQVVARLVANGATNREVAADLYLSVKGVEYHLGNIFPKLGITSRRQLRSVVDNRSQPNP